The Marinomonas profundi DNA segment AACGGCCAGTTTGATCAAACACAATTGCCTAACGTCTTGCCAGCAGGTTTATCCATTGCCTTAGGCAGTGGTTTAGATTCGGTCAAACAGGCGGACGCGCTCAGTGTTTTTTCGACGATCAAACCTGAGCGTCATGTTTTTGGTTTGGTGAATGATGCCCTCGCGCAAGACGTCGTGATTGTGTCGGTTGCAGAAGGGGTTGAGATTACTCAGCCGATTCGTATTAGTTCTTTGTTGAGTCAAGGTGCAGAATCTCATACGCGGGTTCAAGTGATGCTTGCTGCCGGTTCTCGTCTGGCGGTGATTGAAGATGTACAGGCGCAAGGCGATAGCTTAAATACCGCCTTTGTAGAATACAATGTGGCGGCCAACGCACGTCTAGAACATTATCGTTTTGCCTTACAGACAGGGACTAATGTTGCCATCGGTGGCAGCCATTTTAATCTCTATGACCATGCAAAAATGCACAGCACCATCGTGGGTTTTGGCAGTGATTTGTCGCGTCTAGACACCGATATTATTCACGCTGGTGAGTTTGCTGATGCCAAGTTAAATGCCATGTATTTGCTGGATGGTAAAGAGCTGTTTGATCTGCATGCGACGGTTGAACATGCCAAGCCAAATGGCAAAACCGAAGAAAACGTTCGCTGTATTGTCGCGGATCGTGCCCGCGCTATATTTAATGGTCGTATACACATTCACCGTGATGCACAGAAAACCTTGGCAGAGTTGAATAACCGCAACTTGTTGCTATCGGATAAAGCCGAGATTAACACCAAGCCTGAGTTAGAGATTTACGCTGACGATGTGAAGTGTGCCCATGGCGCAACGGTCGCTGAAACGGATAAACAGGCTTTGTATTATCTGCAAACGCGTGGTGTAAGCCGTTCCAAGGCGCAAGTAATGCTGAATTTTGGCTTTATTAACGAATTGATTGATTTAATGCCAAATGCCGCGTTAGCGGAGTGGATTCGTCCTATTATCCGTGAGCGTTTTGCGCAAATGGAAGTGAAGTAAGCGAGAATCTGATGAATTTTGATGTAGCGGCTATCCGCGAGCAATTTCCGATTTTAAAGCGTGTAATCGACGGTAATCCGCTTATTTATCTCGATAATGCGGCGACGACGCAAAAGCCGCAATGCGTGATTGATGCTTTGGTGGATTACTATACAACCTGTAATTCCAATGTGCATCGTGGCGCCCATCGTCTTGCGGATGAGGCGACACGTCGTTTTGAAGGCGCGCGTGACATCGTAAAAGAGTTTATCAATGCGCCAAAACGCGAAGAGGTCATTTGGACCACAGGCACGACCGAGGCCATTAATATTGTGGCTAACGGTCTGAGCCAGTTATTGTCAACAGGCGATGAAGTGATTGCGACGGGGATGGATCATCATGCTAACCTTGTGACTTGGCAACAAGCTTGCAAAGCCTCTGGCGCCATTTTAAAGATCGTTCCGGTGACGGATGAAGGTGAGTTAGATCAAGCCGCTTATGCGGAGATGTTGAACGAACGCACTCGATTTGTGGCTTTTCCTCATGTATCTAATGCATTGGGAACGGTGAATCCAGTCAAAGCCATGACGATAAAGGCGAAGCAATTTGGTGCTTGGGTTTTGGTCGATGGTGCGCAGGGTGCGGCTCATGGTTGGGCTGACGTGCAAGATATTGGTTGTGACTTTTATGCTTTTTCGGGTCATAAAGTCTATGGGCCAATGGGCATAGGCGTATTATGGGGGCGAGCGTCGGTACTTGAGAATTGGCCTGTTTGGCGCACCGGTGGCGAGATGATTGCGACGGTGACTTTGCAAGACGCGACGTGGAATGTGCTGCCTTATCGTTTTGAGGCGGGTACGCCTAATGTGGGCGATGCCATTGCGATGGGTGAAGCCATTCGTTGGTTTAGTGCCTTAGACCAAGTCGCCGTCGCGGCCCATGAAAAAGCTTTAATAGATCGAGCAACAGAGTTGGCAGAGGCGTTCGAAGGCTTAACCATTATTGGCAATGCGAAAGACAAAATTGGTGTGTTGAGCTTTGTGATGGACCATGGTCATCCAGCGGACATTGGTTTTTTATTAGATCGCCAAGGGATTGCGGTTCGCACTGGGGATCATTGCGCGCAGCCTCTGATGACACGTTTTAATGTGCCTGGTACGGCACGCGCATCGTTTGCGATTTATAATACATTAGAAGAAGTTGACGCTTTGTTTGTGGCACTGAAAAAAGTGCGAACAATGCTGGCTTAGGAGGTTTCAATGACAGTTACAACGTTTGATCCTGTCTCTAGCGTGTCTTTAACCGCTTCCGCACAGAAATATTTTGCTTCAAAACTGGTAAAGCAACCGGGTAAGTTGATTCGATTAAGTACCAAAGAAAGCGGTTGTACCGGCTTTTCTTATGTACTGGACATTGTCGAGGCGGCTTTAGAAGGTGACACTGTTTTGGCGTTTGGCGATGTGAGCCTTGCGGTAGATTCGCAATCGGCTGCCATGCTAAAAGGCACAGAGATTGACTTGGTGCGCGAAGGTGTTAACGAAGTTGTGAAGTTTAAAAACCCTAACGTTGTAGCAGAATGTGGCTGTGGCGAAAGCTTTAGTGTGAGTTAACTTCATGCAAAAAATGGTAGTAACAAATCGTGCTTGTCCAGCGAGACGAGTGCCAAGCGGTGAGCCGGTTAGTATTCCTGAAGGTCAGTTTATTACGATTAATCAGAGCTTGGGTGGCAACTACACCGTTACTTGGCAAGGTAATATGCTGCGTATTGACGGAACGGACGCTGAGGCAATTGGCCAGCAACCTGAAGTGTTGAATTTTGACGATCTGGGTACTGGTGATATCAGCGAAGAGCAAGTCTGGCAGGCGCTAGACACTATTTATGACCCAGAAATTCCGATCAGTCTGGTGTCACTCGGTTTGGTGTATAAAGTGACGCTGGATCAAGAGGCAAAATCGGTTCTGATTGATATGACGTTAACGGCTCCCGGTTGTGGTATGGGGCCTGTTCTCGTAGGCGATGTGAAGTATCGCGTTGCCAAAGTGCCCAATGTTGAAGTGGTGAAAGTGGATTTGGTGTTTGATCCGCCTTGGTCACGAGAAATGATGAGTGAAGAGGCGCAATTAGAGGCGGGGCTTTTTTTCTAATGGCGGCCTCTTGATCGCTTCGGCGCTTCGGTAAAATCGAATACAATAGGAAACGGTCTTGGTGTTTAGCCAATGCCGTTTTTGTTTAATAGGCTTGATGTAAAAGAGGGTGGTCATGGCTTTACCTAGTACGGAAGACATAGTGGACGATCTGTCGTTTTTTGACGATTGGGAAGATAAGTACAAGTACATTATTGATTTGGGTAAATCTTTGCCAGCGTTTGATGAAGCGTGGCGCACGCCTGAGCGCTTGGTGAAAGGCTGTCAGAGCAGTGTTTGGATTCAGCCAGGTTCAGAGCAAGACGCTACGAAAGGCGAAGTGCTGACGTTTTCGGTAGACAGCGATGCCATTATTGTTCGTGGTTTGCTTGGTTTGGTGTTGGCGGCGTTGGACCATAAAACGCCAGAAGAAGTTTTAGATTTCGATATTACGGCCTATTTTGAAGAGCTGGATCTTGAGCGGCATTTGAGCCCGACCCGTGGCAATGGTTTGCGTTCTATTGTTGGTCGCATAAAAGGCATCGCACAGGCGGCGGCTTAATTTTTATTGGAGAGCATTGAATGAACACCCCGGTTTACCTAGATAATTCTGCTACCACGCCAGTCGACCCAAGAGTGGCGGAAAAAATGATGGCGTGTTTAACGCAGGACGGTAATTTTGGTAACCCTGCCTCACGCTCGCATCTTTTTGGCTGGCGTGCAGAAGAAGCGGTTGAGGAAGCTAGGTTGCAGGTGGCCAGTTTAATCAAGGCAGACTCTCGTGAGATTGTTTGGACCTCTGGCGCGACAGAAGCCAATAACCTAGCGTTAAAAGGTGTCGCGCAGGCGTATCGTCAAAAAGGCCGTCATATTATTACCTCGATGATAGAGCACAAGGCGGTGTTGGATCCTTGCAAGCAACTTGAAAAAGAAGGCTTTGAAGTCACTTATTTACTGCCAGATTCTCATGGCGTAATTTCCCCCAGTCAGGTTGAAGACGCGTTGCGTGAGGACACGATTTTAGTGTCCTTGATGCATGGCAATAATGAGCTGGGTGTATTGACGGATATCGCCGCGATTGGCGAGTTGACCCGATCTCGTGGCGTGTTTTTCCATGTGGACGCCGCGCAAACGACAGGCAAAATTGAAATTGACGTTAATGCCATGAAAGTAGATTTAATGTCGCTGACAGCCCATAAAACCTATGGTCCAAAAGGCATTGGTGCTTTGTTTGTGCGTCGCTCGCCGAAGGTTAAATTAGCGGCACAAATACACGGAGGCGGTCATGAGCGTGGTATGCGTTCTGGCACCTTGGCAACGCATCAAATTGTCGGCATGGGCGAAGCATTCCGTTTAGCGGGTGAAGAGATGACGCAAGATTGTGCTCGTATTCAAACGCTGCGTGAGCGTTTATGGTCGTCTCTTAATGCGTTATCTGGTGTGCATCTTAATGGCGACTCCGCTAATCGTGTTGCTGGCGTGGTGAATGTGGGGTTTTCGGGGGTTGATGGTGAGGTGTTGCTGATGTCACTGAGTGATATTGCCGTGTCTTCTGGTTCTGCTTGTACTTCAGCAAGCCTAGAGCCGTCTTATGTTTTGCGCTCAATTGGTTTGCCGGACGATTTAGCCCATAGCTCATTGCGTCTTTCTGTTGGCCGTTTCACGACCGAGGAAGAAGTCGACTTTGCCGCTGAAACCATTAAAAATGCCGTGACGCGTCTTCGGTCAGTTGCTTAGGGGTGAGAATTCGAGCTTTTATGCTTGTTAGATTAAATAATCTTCATTGGATCGTACAATTTTAATGAATTGATGCGTATAATACGCGCGCTGAACTTTTATGTCCTGGGCCATGCAAAAGGCATCGCCCCTTTAAAATTAATTTGGAGTTATACCCATGGCGTTAGAACGTACTCTATCTATCATCAAGCCTGATGCGGTTGCAAAAAACGTAATTGGCGAAATCTACACTCGTTTTGAACGTGCTGGTTTTAAAATCGTTGAAGCGAAAATGATTCAACTAGACGACGAATTGGCTGGCGGTTTTTACGCTGAGCACAAAGAGCGTCCTTTCTACAAAGACTTGGTTGCTTTCATGACGTCTGGTCCTGTTGTGGTTTCTGTTCTTGAAGGTGAAGGCGCAGTACTTCGTCACCGTGAACTAATGGGCGCGACTAATCCTAAAGATGCGACAGCTGGTACGTTGCGTGCAGATTACGCTACGTCTATCGATGCTAACGCTGTTCACGGTTCTGATTCTGTTGAATCGGCAACTCGTGAAATTGCTTACTTCTTCGGTAAGTAATTGACAGCTAGGACCTTTATGTCCGATCTGTTTTTAAAAAGCGGGCGCTAGCCCGCTTTTTTACAGAGGCTTCTGAAAAGACTTTTCTTTTCAGAAGCTTTTTTCGTTTACACTTAATGCTCACCACAGCAAGCGATATTGAATTATGACTGACATCAAAAAAGTAAACCTGTTGGGTTTATCCCCTGACAAGCTGATTGAATTTTTTGAATCCATTGGCGAGAAAAAATTTCGCGCCACTCAAGTAATTAAATGGATTCATCAGAAAGGCGCTGAAAGCTTTGAGGAAATGACCGATGTCAGTAAAGCGCTGCGGGCAAAATTAGAGCAAATTTGCGAGATTCGTGGGCCGGAAGTGGTATCACAAAATATTTCGACTGACGGTACCCGTAAGTGGGTTATTCGTACCGAAGGGGGCAAGAACGATTGCGTTGAAACGGTTTTGATTCCCGATGGTGATCGAGCGACTTTGTGTGTCTCCTCCCAAGTGGGCTGTTCGTTGGATTGCAGCTTTTGTTCGACTGGTAAGCAGGGTTTTAA contains these protein-coding regions:
- a CDS encoding SufE family protein, translating into MALPSTEDIVDDLSFFDDWEDKYKYIIDLGKSLPAFDEAWRTPERLVKGCQSSVWIQPGSEQDATKGEVLTFSVDSDAIIVRGLLGLVLAALDHKTPEEVLDFDITAYFEELDLERHLSPTRGNGLRSIVGRIKGIAQAAA
- a CDS encoding aminotransferase class V-fold PLP-dependent enzyme; protein product: MNFDVAAIREQFPILKRVIDGNPLIYLDNAATTQKPQCVIDALVDYYTTCNSNVHRGAHRLADEATRRFEGARDIVKEFINAPKREEVIWTTGTTEAINIVANGLSQLLSTGDEVIATGMDHHANLVTWQQACKASGAILKIVPVTDEGELDQAAYAEMLNERTRFVAFPHVSNALGTVNPVKAMTIKAKQFGAWVLVDGAQGAAHGWADVQDIGCDFYAFSGHKVYGPMGIGVLWGRASVLENWPVWRTGGEMIATVTLQDATWNVLPYRFEAGTPNVGDAIAMGEAIRWFSALDQVAVAAHEKALIDRATELAEAFEGLTIIGNAKDKIGVLSFVMDHGHPADIGFLLDRQGIAVRTGDHCAQPLMTRFNVPGTARASFAIYNTLEEVDALFVALKKVRTMLA
- a CDS encoding IscS subfamily cysteine desulfurase; the protein is MNTPVYLDNSATTPVDPRVAEKMMACLTQDGNFGNPASRSHLFGWRAEEAVEEARLQVASLIKADSREIVWTSGATEANNLALKGVAQAYRQKGRHIITSMIEHKAVLDPCKQLEKEGFEVTYLLPDSHGVISPSQVEDALREDTILVSLMHGNNELGVLTDIAAIGELTRSRGVFFHVDAAQTTGKIEIDVNAMKVDLMSLTAHKTYGPKGIGALFVRRSPKVKLAAQIHGGGHERGMRSGTLATHQIVGMGEAFRLAGEEMTQDCARIQTLRERLWSSLNALSGVHLNGDSANRVAGVVNVGFSGVDGEVLLMSLSDIAVSSGSACTSASLEPSYVLRSIGLPDDLAHSSLRLSVGRFTTEEEVDFAAETIKNAVTRLRSVA
- the sufD gene encoding Fe-S cluster assembly protein SufD, with translation MSEWLESAITRAQGIDDWLAPKRTHALDLLANTKWPTRKTEAWRYTPLRPVERSPAKVIKEKVALSPVAIADLSAIELVFVNGQFDQTQLPNVLPAGLSIALGSGLDSVKQADALSVFSTIKPERHVFGLVNDALAQDVVIVSVAEGVEITQPIRISSLLSQGAESHTRVQVMLAAGSRLAVIEDVQAQGDSLNTAFVEYNVAANARLEHYRFALQTGTNVAIGGSHFNLYDHAKMHSTIVGFGSDLSRLDTDIIHAGEFADAKLNAMYLLDGKELFDLHATVEHAKPNGKTEENVRCIVADRARAIFNGRIHIHRDAQKTLAELNNRNLLLSDKAEINTKPELEIYADDVKCAHGATVAETDKQALYYLQTRGVSRSKAQVMLNFGFINELIDLMPNAALAEWIRPIIRERFAQMEVK
- the sufT gene encoding putative Fe-S cluster assembly protein SufT, whose amino-acid sequence is MQKMVVTNRACPARRVPSGEPVSIPEGQFITINQSLGGNYTVTWQGNMLRIDGTDAEAIGQQPEVLNFDDLGTGDISEEQVWQALDTIYDPEIPISLVSLGLVYKVTLDQEAKSVLIDMTLTAPGCGMGPVLVGDVKYRVAKVPNVEVVKVDLVFDPPWSREMMSEEAQLEAGLFF
- a CDS encoding HesB/IscA family protein, producing the protein MTVTTFDPVSSVSLTASAQKYFASKLVKQPGKLIRLSTKESGCTGFSYVLDIVEAALEGDTVLAFGDVSLAVDSQSAAMLKGTEIDLVREGVNEVVKFKNPNVVAECGCGESFSVS
- the ndk gene encoding nucleoside-diphosphate kinase encodes the protein MALERTLSIIKPDAVAKNVIGEIYTRFERAGFKIVEAKMIQLDDELAGGFYAEHKERPFYKDLVAFMTSGPVVVSVLEGEGAVLRHRELMGATNPKDATAGTLRADYATSIDANAVHGSDSVESATREIAYFFGK